TTTTTATTGAAGAAAATATTCGAGCTTTGCCCCTTGAGGCCTTTCATCTGGAGATTGCTGAAGCCGAGCGGATGAGCATCCACGGCCGGCAGGTACACGTGGTGGTTGATAAGAAGGACACGTGTGCAAGAAATTATAAGGACATCCGAGGCCTTATCGAAGGGAGTCAAGTTTCTGAAAGGGTAAAGCGCCTCAGCCTTAAGGCCTTTGCCCGACTGGCAGAGGTTGAGGCTGGTATTCACAATTGTCCAAAAGAGCACGTCCATTTTCATGAACTCGGAGGAGTGGATGCTATTGTCGATATCGTGGGAGCTGCTCTCGGGGTGGAATGGCTCCAAATTGGCAAAGCAACGGCTTCTGAGATCCCAGTGGGAAGAGGCTTCGTAATCTGCGATCACGGAAGACTTCCTGTGCCGGCCCCGGCCACAGTGGCTCTCCTTGAAGGAGTGCCTGTGTACGGCGCCGGTGTTTCTCATGAACTGGTTACCCCGACCGGAGCGGCGATCATCACATCGCTTGCCGAAGACTTTGGCCCGATGCCAAGGATGCGCATTCGCCAGGTGGGTTACGGTGTTGGGGCACGGGACCTGAAAGAGATGCCTAACTTGCTCAGGGTCATCGTAGGGGAGCCTGAATCTGTGTGTGAGGCAGATTGTGTCACGGTCGTGGAGACCAGCATCGATGACATGAATCCTGAGATATTCGGATTCGTCATGGAGAGGCTTTTTGAAGATGGGGCCCTGGATGTGATCTGGATTCCAATCTTTATGAAGAAGAATCGACCTGGAACCATGATCCAGGTTATATGTAAGGAAATCGACCGAGAAAAAGTGGTGCACCGGATACTATCTGAGACCACGGCCACTGGTGTGCGGCACTGCCGGGCGGATCGGATAAAGCTGCACAGAAGACTCAAAGAGGCCGCCACGTCCTTTGGCAAGGTACGGGTGAAGGAGATTTCAGACCTGACGGGTAAGGTCTCTGTGGCGCCGGAATATGAGGAGTGCAAGAGGATTGCCCTGGAGAAGAACATGCCCCTGAAGACGGTCTATGATGCCGTCTTAAAGGAGACGTCGCAGTAGGAAAGCATTGCACGGCACGCCATCGTCAAAGTCGAGCGAATTTACCGGAATTGCATAACTGAACAAACCTATAACTTCAGAGGGTTACTGGGGGCTAAGACAGGGCGTTGCATTGCATAGCGGCATTCGACAAAGATTTGTGGTTGTGTTAGCAACAGGATTTTACGCGGGCTGCATCCCTTTTGCCTCCGGCACTTTTGGCACTGTAGCTGCGGTTCCTCTATGCTATCTTCTTACTATGCTTGGCCCACTTGAGGGGGCGTTGTTCATTGCGGCGTTTACCGGGTTTGCCGTGTGGGTATCAGGTGAAGCAGAAAAGATATTTGGGAAAAAAGACAGCGGCTTAATTGTTATAGATGAGATGGCAGGGTTTCTGGTTACGATGTTTCTCATCCCCTGGAACGTAAAGACGTTGGTGACCGGTTTCTTGCTTTTCAGGTTCATGGACATTGCCAAGCCCTTTCCTATCAGGAGGCTGGAATCGACGTTGCCCGGCGGCTGGGGTGTTGTGGGCGATGACGTCCTTGCAGGGATTTATGCCAACGCTGTGTTGAGAGTTGTTATGAAGCTCTTCTGGAGTTGAGATTGAAGGATGGAAGATAATTCCCTTGAACAGGAAGTGGCCAGGGCGCTTCTTTCTCTGAAGATAACTATTGCGGTAGCCGAGTCGTGTACTGGTGGGTTGATTTGCCATCGACTCACCAACATTTCAGGCAGTTCAGACTATTTGGAGATGGGGGTTGTGACGTACAGCAACCGGTCCAAGATCGAGTTCTTGGGGGTGTCTGAGGGGATTATTAAAGAACACGGAGCCGTTAGCGAAGCCTGCGTCAGGGAGATGGCGATGTGCGTCAAGCGGTTGGCAGGCACTGGTCTGGGTATTGCGGTCAGTGGGATCGCAGGCCCCACAGGCGGCGCTTCTGACAGACCAGTAGGCACGGTTCATATGGCCTTGGCCTGGAGCCAGGATGT
The nucleotide sequence above comes from Deltaproteobacteria bacterium. Encoded proteins:
- the larC gene encoding nickel pincer cofactor biosynthesis protein LarC, with the translated sequence MKVAYFDCFSGISGDMILGALIQLGVPPVFIEENIRALPLEAFHLEIAEAERMSIHGRQVHVVVDKKDTCARNYKDIRGLIEGSQVSERVKRLSLKAFARLAEVEAGIHNCPKEHVHFHELGGVDAIVDIVGAALGVEWLQIGKATASEIPVGRGFVICDHGRLPVPAPATVALLEGVPVYGAGVSHELVTPTGAAIITSLAEDFGPMPRMRIRQVGYGVGARDLKEMPNLLRVIVGEPESVCEADCVTVVETSIDDMNPEIFGFVMERLFEDGALDVIWIPIFMKKNRPGTMIQVICKEIDREKVVHRILSETTATGVRHCRADRIKLHRRLKEAATSFGKVRVKEISDLTGKVSVAPEYEECKRIALEKNMPLKTVYDAVLKETSQ
- a CDS encoding phosphatidylglycerophosphatase A, producing MRQRFVVVLATGFYAGCIPFASGTFGTVAAVPLCYLLTMLGPLEGALFIAAFTGFAVWVSGEAEKIFGKKDSGLIVIDEMAGFLVTMFLIPWNVKTLVTGFLLFRFMDIAKPFPIRRLESTLPGGWGVVGDDVLAGIYANAVLRVVMKLFWS
- a CDS encoding CinA family protein, yielding MEDNSLEQEVARALLSLKITIAVAESCTGGLICHRLTNISGSSDYLEMGVVTYSNRSKIEFLGVSEGIIKEHGAVSEACVREMAMCVKRLAGTGLGIAVSGIAGPTGGASDRPVGTVHMALAWSQDVESWRYHFKGSRREIKEQASEEALKRIRERCESIEHG